GTCGAAACCTGAGCTGATAATGGCTGCTTCGTCGCCGTTGCTTGCCCTCTGAACATAGGTGCCCAGGGAGCGCATCGTCCCTTTCAGGATATCCTTCATGTCATTTTTATAAATCGTATCCTCACGGGTTCCATCTTTTACCTTACCCATGGCGTCGACATAATTGTCATAAGCGGTTTTCACCACTTCGAGAGTTGGATCGGGTGTCGGATAACGCGGGTTACCCGTCATGTGATCCAGTACCTGCTTCACAAATATCGGAAAACTTGCATCCGTGTATTTGCTGCTTGAAAAATCGATCAGGACTTTATATCCAATCATAAAATAATAATTTAAAGAGTTTATAGTAGGACAAAAAATATTTTCTTTGCTTCTGCTGGTTCTACCATCTGCCGGAACACCACCGGATGCCAAGGAAAAATGACAGATATCATACAATCAGTTATTTAAACATATAACATAGTTATCAATCCTGTTGTTTTCATGACTAAAAATGGTCGTTTATTGATCCATCATGGCTCAAGGCTGATCCATTTTGGCTCAAGGCTGATCCATTTTGGGGAAAGACTAATCCATTTTGAGGAAAGACTGATCCATTTTGAGGAAAGGCTAATCCATTTTAAGGAAAGGCTGATCCATTTTGAGGAAAAGCTGATCCATTTTGAGGAAAGGCTAATCCATTTTAAGGAAAGGCTGATCCATTTTGAGGAAAAGCTGATCCATAATGCAGCAAGATTGATCCAAAATGGGGCATTATTGATCCAAAATGGGGCATTATTGATCAAATAAATGGACTGTTTAAAAACTGTGGGGTCTCTTCAATAAACTGTGTCAGGAGAATTTTTTAATAGAGATTCCATCTGCATTCAAAAAGACACTGTCCAAAAACAAGTTGTCATTTCCTAATGATGATGCCCTGAAAAAAGCGCTGTACCTGTTAATTTCTGAGATTGAAAAGAGTTGGAATCAGCCAATCTGGAACTGAGGCTCGATCTTTAACCAGCTCCTTACTATATTTGAAAACAGGATTCAAATATAGATCCTAAATCCTGTAGTGGTTCGTTTACACAAAACCCTGAATAGTCCCTGTATTTGATCAACATCTTCTATGTTTTTATCCATATCTTCCCAATTAATGCAAGAAACCCATGACTCTTTTTCATGAAATAAAAAATGTTTATCTAAAAAGTGACTGTTTGTATCATTATGTCAAAGATCATTGGCGCGTCACAAAGTTAATTAGGTAATTATTTAAATCAAATAGGAAAAATATCCTATAGGCAAACCATATAAATGGCAGGTTAAAACAGGCTCAAACTATTGACATACAATTTATTTAATCGTATATTTATTGTATTTCCATGTGCAGTGATTTTTGGGAAGGATAAAAAATAAATTCCTGAAATCAAATAAAAACGACTATATGCATTATTTATTTTTGAATTATAAAATAACATTATTACCTTTGACTTTCTAAATTTTCAAACGTAATATTTATAATTTTACCATGTCGGCCCTGCAAATCCTTCATCATTCTATTTTCAGTTCACACCTGTGCCATGTAAGCCCTGCCGATTATAAAACCATTTTGATCCAGTATGCACAATTCCTGAAAGGGACAAGGCTTTCGATGCTGATGATTGCTATTTTTGACCTGCACAAAGGCAACTACCTCTATCTTGACCATCGCATCCAGAAACTTTTGGGTGAACCGAACCGGAATAGCAATGATTTTAAGCCACATGACACACTCTATGACCATGTACATCCGGACGACCTGCAGGACTTGCATAAAGCGGATATCTGCTGCTACCAACAGTTTCACAGTTTGCCTGCCCGTGAGCGCGACCATTATGGCATGGGGTGCCATTTCCGCATCCGGACAGCTTCGGGCAGTTATTTGCGGATGATACGGAAGGTAAGGCCACTGGAATATGATACCTATAGAAATGTGTGGTTACTGTCGGTTACTTTCGACCTGATGTCCGAAGCAGCCAGCGGAAGCATTCCGGCTGCCTGGATATTCAATATAAAAACCCATGAAGCAGAGCCGCTTACCGGAATGGGAAATGGGTTATGGGAACCCATCACCCCGGGATGCCTCAAGCTGTTGCAGCTTATCCGCCAGGGATTTTCCTCACATGAGATAACCGAGCATCTGCATATCAGCAAGAAGACGTTGTATAACCAACGCAGCAGGATTTTGCAGGGCTGCGGTGCAAAAAATATGACGCAAGCCATTCGTTACCATGAAATCATGGGTACGTTTCAACAATAAATTTTATTACAAGACAATAATACAATGGCAGGACTGTAGGGACGATGTGCACATCGTCTTCCTACAAAACAAAACAAAACAGAATAGAATAGAATCACAAACAAATAAAATATCAACCGTTGTGTCAACCGACAAATTTCAAAATAAATACCGCATTCTGTCAGCACGCGCATCATGGCACGATTATAACGGTGGTGATTATTTTATAACGGTTTGTACGAAAAACAGGGAACATTATTTTGGTGAAATAAGGAATGATGAAATGATATTGTCGGAAATCGGGAAATATGCGGTCGAAAACCTGAAACAAATCAATGGGCATTATCCCAATTGCGAGATACCATTGTTTGTGGTAATGCCCAACCATATCCATGCCATTGTGGTGATTGATTTTGTAGAGACAATGTGCACATCGTCTCTACAATCAACGCCATCTGCCAATGAACGATGGAAAAATATATTGGTAGATGAAAAAATGCAATCTATTTCAGCCAGACGTGGAAAATTATCAACAGCCATGGGCGGTTTTAAACGGGCGATTACCCGGTTTTCAAATGAAAATGACATTGATTTTGGTTGGCAATCCCGGTTTCACGATCATATTATCCGTAATCAGGACGAAATGAACCGCATTGCAACCTATATAGAAAATAATGTATTGATGTGGAAAGAAGATAAAATTTATACGGAATGAGAATCACCGAAAAAATCAGAACAGGCATTTGCTGAATTGCCGGGGCAGGAAGAATTTCCGCACTACCCCGGATAAGTCCATTGCCAGTAAGCCAAATGAGGTACTGATTGAAGACAATTTATGCGATTTTCTTCTGAAACAACATTGATGACACGAAGCTTTGCTACAACGTAACCCCTGCCACAAAAAAAGCTTTTTCAGCTTGTGGATTCGCTCCTAAGATGCCATAAACAGGCACGGAAAAAGTATTTGAAAGTTTAATTTTCCGGGTGACTTTTATCCCGACATTAATCACGGAAAATCCCTTATTGCCGTAAATAGCAGGACTGTCAAACAAGGATGCACCAAGGAAGGTATTTACATTCGATGCAACGGGATAATCAAGTTCAACATAGGTAGAATAGGCATTTTTCCCGTTTAGATTCTTATCTGCACCATAAAACATGGTATTCCAGGAAAAGCTCACCGGAAAGGTTTTACACCCTCCATATGCTAAAGTGCCCTCTAAGATATGTCCTGTGCCATTACTCCGAAGGTTAAAATAGTTGGCATACCCCGAACTTACTTCTGCATTATTGTTGCTGTTGTTCCAGTTGTCGTCGGTAAGCGTAAGGGAAAAAGCATGGGGTAAAGCGAGTGTCGCATTGAGGTCTATTTCTTTGACATCTCCCGAAAAAGCATATGATCCGGATGCACCTAAGCTAAAAGATCCTATCGTATAGGTTAAAGTAGGCTGGATATTGGGCGTACCGCCTTTTGATCCTTCCTGTGCTATGCCACGCCAAACGTAAGAACTCACAAGATCAACGCTCAGGTTGAAATTGTCTTTTTTATCCTGGGCGGATACACACGTTGATGTTGTAATTGAAGTCATCTTGACTTTTTCTGTTTAGTAATTTTCTTAAGTAGTATCACGATAAAAGCGATAAGGTTAAAGCTTTGCCAACTGGAGCAAGTAACATCAAATCTGTTCAATAGAGATCTGAAACTATCCATCCATGCATTGGTTCTTTCTATGCAATAGCGTTGCTGATAGAGCAATTCATCGAAGAATATATCATCCGTATGTGCTGCGTTACGCCAGTTAATAGCGATGTTGGGTATTATTTCATGGGAAGAACAGAATTCTCTGAACTCCGCAGAGTCAAAACCTGCATCGGCATTAAGAAAAAGACCATCAACTCTTATATCGGAGTTATTCAGCGAATCAATAATGTCGGTAAAACGTTCTTTAATTTGATGTAAATCATTGTGATTCCCTTCTATCGGGTCTGATATGGCCAATGGGATACCTTGTCTGTCTGTAAGATAAAGAGCATTGGTAGTCTTCCTTTTCTTCCGACCCTGATAAGCAACCTGTTCTCCTCCACGTAATGCGGGGGTATGGCTGCCATCCAAATCAACACTGGACATGTCCAATGAGGCTCTGTATTTATTCAATAAACCAAACCAGATTTGTTGTAACACTCCTGATTTACACCATGTACGAAAATAACCGAAAACAGTCTTATAATGCAATACGACATTAGAAAATAAACTTTTAACGGGCAACATATGCCATTGACAACCTGTTTTTAATTTGTACAATATGCAGTTAACAATCTCGGCGATATCACACTTTGTCCTGAACCCTCTCTTGGGTACAGGGATGAATGGCACTATTTCTTTATTTATTGTATCTTTGTCGAGTACTAAGTACATGGGGAAGAGTGGTGTTTTATAGTTTTGCTTTTCATAAAACGGCTCTTCCCTTTTTTTAGTATTTAAAGCTTGTAAAAGTCAAGACGAATTCATTGTTAATACACTAATAATAAAGAGTAAAGCTGCGGATCTTTGTTTAAATTTCATGATCTGAAGATGTTCAAAATAAGTTTATTCATTCGACGGCAAAGGTACTGAATATCGAAGAAGCAATAGGGATGTGCGCCGGTTATTAAGGATTTTTTTTCGAATATTTTCTTTAGTCAATGTACATGATCTGCATTGTTGCCTTGTCGGGGATATAACGATTTTGCTGACGCAATAATCCAAAGCTATGCTATCAGAATGAAACAATCAACAACAGAGTAAGAAGCACAGCCCTGGTATTCTGGCCTAACTTAAGACTACTGCTGCTGATAACAGGTAAAGGGTGCCAATGCACAACCACAGTCATAAAATGGAATTATTTTTTGCAGGACAGAAAGAAAATAAATTCCTGCAACAAGTTAAAAACCATTCTATTCCTGTTTATTTTTGTGGTATAAAAGAACTACCGTACCTTTGATATTCCAAAGTTTTAACAGGGGCGTTTTATGAAGTTGCGGTTCACACGCATAAACAGCCCGATCCCCCTACCCTGTGTATTGTAAAGGAGAACATTATGCGAAGAAAAGAGAAAGAAATTACCAACCAGCAAGTCATTGAAGAGATTCTCTCCAAAGGTGAAGTGTGCCGTATAGCCATGATGGATGGTAATCGGCCCTACCTTGTTCCACTCAATTATGGATATGACGGACATGCCTTTTATATCCATTCTGCACAGTCGGGCAAAAAGATTGAGCTGTTGAAACAGAACCCTGAGGTATGTTTTGAGATCGAATACGGAGCGATGATTGTCCGGCACGAAGAGTCATGCAAATGGAGTGAAAAATACCGTTCCGTTATTGGCTATGCAACGGTTGAGATGATAACCTCTTTCGAGGAAAAGAAAAGGGGGTTGGACATTATCATGGCGCACAACGGGAGGGCCGGCAACAACGTGTATAAAGAGAAACAGGTGGAAGCTATCGTGATCCTGAAACTCCATATCAGGCAGATCACAGGCAAACAATCGGGCGATTGGGAATGACATTGGCGCAGGTTACCAGGCATCACTGGCAAAAAACAGGCAAAGCAGCTATATACGGGAATGAAAGCGTTCATATACCGGTTTATATACCATAACCATTAAATGTTTACCGTATGAAAACCTTATTGTTTATGCTCACCCTTATGGTGATGGCCCCAGTGTGTGCGCAGGAGAATAACACCATAGCCAAAAAGATTATTGGCATGGAAAAAGCGGCCCTGGAACGCTGGAATCAGGGCG
The sequence above is drawn from the Microbacter margulisiae genome and encodes:
- a CDS encoding LuxR C-terminal-related transcriptional regulator, which encodes MSALQILHHSIFSSHLCHVSPADYKTILIQYAQFLKGTRLSMLMIAIFDLHKGNYLYLDHRIQKLLGEPNRNSNDFKPHDTLYDHVHPDDLQDLHKADICCYQQFHSLPARERDHYGMGCHFRIRTASGSYLRMIRKVRPLEYDTYRNVWLLSVTFDLMSEAASGSIPAAWIFNIKTHEAEPLTGMGNGLWEPITPGCLKLLQLIRQGFSSHEITEHLHISKKTLYNQRSRILQGCGAKNMTQAIRYHEIMGTFQQ
- a CDS encoding transposase, which codes for MSTDKFQNKYRILSARASWHDYNGGDYFITVCTKNREHYFGEIRNDEMILSEIGKYAVENLKQINGHYPNCEIPLFVVMPNHIHAIVVIDFVETMCTSSLQSTPSANERWKNILVDEKMQSISARRGKLSTAMGGFKRAITRFSNENDIDFGWQSRFHDHIIRNQDEMNRIATYIENNVLMWKEDKIYTE
- a CDS encoding pyridoxamine 5'-phosphate oxidase family protein; amino-acid sequence: MRRKEKEITNQQVIEEILSKGEVCRIAMMDGNRPYLVPLNYGYDGHAFYIHSAQSGKKIELLKQNPEVCFEIEYGAMIVRHEESCKWSEKYRSVIGYATVEMITSFEEKKRGLDIIMAHNGRAGNNVYKEKQVEAIVILKLHIRQITGKQSGDWE
- a CDS encoding fibronectin type III domain-containing protein, encoding MIGYKVLIDFSSSKYTDASFPIFVKQVLDHMTGNPRYPTPDPTLEVVKTAYDNYVDAMGKVKDGTREDTIYKNDMKDILKGTMRSLGTYVQRASNGDEAAIISSGFDVSKKPVPAGPLPAPTGLTVEAGNTRGALDVRWNVVKSARSYDVEYTEFPYTGTTVWGHAVVSQSRVQLDSLTQGRQYAIRVTAIGSDPTRTTSSDVLSYVM
- a CDS encoding IS5 family transposase, producing the protein MYLVLDKDTINKEIVPFIPVPKRGFRTKCDIAEIVNCILYKLKTGCQWHMLPVKSLFSNVVLHYKTVFGYFRTWCKSGVLQQIWFGLLNKYRASLDMSSVDLDGSHTPALRGGEQVAYQGRKKRKTTNALYLTDRQGIPLAISDPIEGNHNDLHQIKERFTDIIDSLNNSDIRVDGLFLNADAGFDSAEFREFCSSHEIIPNIAINWRNAAHTDDIFFDELLYQQRYCIERTNAWMDSFRSLLNRFDVTCSSWQSFNLIAFIVILLKKITKQKKSR